In Salvelinus alpinus chromosome 36, SLU_Salpinus.1, whole genome shotgun sequence, the genomic stretch TCTGGAAGAACCAAGAAGCTGGGTATTCTCACCGTAGATGTTGGGCATTTCAGTAGACTCCCTAGGTGCCCCTCAGGCACTATGGACACTCCTCCTGGACCTCCCAGGTTCCCCCTCTTCACAGGGACAGAGTAGAACTGCAGCCTGTAGGCCCTGGTGAGGCGAGGACACCTGCTCTCCTTCTGCTGTAGGTCAGTGTAGGCCCTGGCCAACCTCCCTGCCTCCCGGTCCCCCCCAAACACAACCACCCTGACCAGGGTGGACATCTCCAACCCATCCCCCGCTTCCCAACTCAAGATGGGCCTCTTCCGGACACACACACGTGGTGACTCTGGGGAAACGGTCCATCTGAGGTGGGGGCAGGCACCCCTGAACTGCGGGGCAGGCGGACCTGGAGCGCTTGAACAGCGCCACAGATGGGCCGTCTCTAATGGCATCACCACGGGAGCCCATGCTCTGTGTGCTTCGGCAGAGGGAGGAGCTGCGTTGGGACTTGAAGAGCATGGAGAAACGCTGGCTGAAGTGGACTTTTGACTTGGGTCTCCTCCTGGTCTCTGGTTGGCTGTCATGTCTCCAAGTCCTCGCTGAAGTCACTGTCCACCCCAGAAGACTCAGACAGGATTGAGGGCACAGACAAGATGGAGGACAGGGAGTAGCTGGAGAACATAGAGTCTTTGGAGCAGGTGGACACAGTGGAGATCCGGTGGTCTGTGTATCGGTTCTTTGTCTCTTCCTCTgtttcctcatcttcctctccctCGTCTCTGGAAAGGTTAAAGACTGGGAGCTGGTCCAGCTCACTCTGAAGGTCATTTAAAATGTCTGAAAGAatacacagaattacataattgACAATCCACAGACAAAGGCTATACAGATTTTACAGTATGGGGTTGAAATATACTGTCTTGATATGGAGAAAGAAGCAATGGGAAAAGCTCATTACCGAAGTTGACCTTATCCCAGGAGTACATGTGATATTTGGCTACGGGCAGCGTATGGACATTTCCTAATAATAAGAGAAAGAACCAAGACTAAAACAGATCAAGTAGGATCAAGCATTGTATGTGACACTGAGTTTGAGTAATTACTCAACATTTGACTTCCTCATCTGTCTCTAATCATCTCCAGTCAGTCCTGTTTGCCCAAAGTTGACCAGTTTATCGGTTCCAGGAACACCTCAGATGGTGAGATTATGATGACGCATGTAGTAAAGTTCTCACCAGGGCCTGTATGGCAGTCTGGAGGGGGTATGCCAATGCTCTCCACCAGCCCCTTCAGGCTCTGCAGTAGACTCTGGCTGTGCCTGGGTCCCATGTAGAGGCTGCTGTCTCCATGGCCTCTAACTGCAGTCACAAGGTGCTCCAGATCCTCTGCTGCTTTTGACTGTTAGACAAATATTGTATAACCTGTTTGCTAGCAGTATATATATGACACAGATTATCTGCAGTAGTGTTAGTGCACCACCCATATATGCATAAATCTAAAATGAACAACCCAAAATACATTAAACCATGGAGCTAGAAAATGGTTAATGGAAAAAGGTAATTTATGACCCTGGATAATCATATAGAAATGCCTACGTGACAGTAGGTAAAGTAACTGAACTGTGTGTCACATGGGATGACGCTTGAGAGATGAAGCAGGTACtgtgagtcaaacatttaataaaggaacagacatggaacgagacaggaacagcttcAGCAAACGAGTAAcacagggaaaaaaactattattgcagcagcggggaacagagcaggggaactgacaaatataggggaggtaataaacaggtgatgattgagtccaatattgctgatgcgcgtgacgaggaaaggcaggtgtgcataatagatggcaggagtgagtgatgcagggCAGCCCTCAAGCACCAGGGGgagaagagcgggagcagacatgACAGTACCCACCCTCTAGGGGCACCGGTGTCCCACCTGGGcgaaccggccgagacatgggcgctgggcaagccggttgtGGCGTGGAAGCCCAACGAACCGGCAGGAGCGTGGGAGCCTGGTGAGCCGGCAGAGGCATGGAAGCCcaacgatccggctgaggcaagaCACCTGTCGATCCCACTGCGAGGGAGCCCTATGATCCGGTGGAGTGTGAAGTGGGATGGAAACCTGCCGAGCCAGccagggcgtggaagcccgacgggctggcttaggcacccccggttccatcggcggcggaatccaccaacaaaacaaaaaactccTGGGCCGGCTGGGCGAACAAgaactgacgatccggctgaggcccgacgtgggatgggcaccctccgagccaaccggggcaaggaaagcTCTCAAgccagctagggcgtggaagcccgacgagctggctaggcacccccggttccatcggcggcgaCCTAGAGCCTAAGTCACCACCAACcggaacgccagtactccccgatgctttgTATGTTGGCTGCTGCATTCTGTCACATGGAATGACACTGGAGAGatgaagcaggtacggggagtcaaacatttaataaggaacggacatggaacgagacaggaacagcgtcagcaaacgagtaacacaaacaaaaaacaattaatGCAGCAGCCGGGAACAGAgcaggggaactgacaaatataggggaggtaatgaacaggtgagtccaatatctcTGATGTGCGTgacgaggaaaggcaggtgtgcgtaatagatggcaggagtgcgtgatgcagggcagcctggcaccctcaagcgccaggggtgggaagagcgggagcagacgtgacactgAACACATCATTTAGGAATCACATATAATAGGACATACCTGCAGTGCATGATGCAGTATCTGGAGGGGGTACTTGGTCCGCAGGACAGTCTGGAAGGCATGTTTGATCAGGGTGATGGAGGTGTCCCTCTGGGAGTGACAGACACCACTCAGCTattcagagacagacaggagctcGGGAGGGACATCCTCACCTGGGCTCATTAACAATACCATCCTAATACAGTCACACACAACAAAGAGGATCACAGTGGTTTGTGTTTAAATGTTTCAAGTTGGAGCGATGTTGAATGATTTAATCACAGATGGTCTTTGTTGGCCTGTGTTGACTTACATAGTTTGAGTGATTGGTGGTGGTGGTCAAGCCCTGTTCTTCTCTCACTAGTCTTTGAAATTAGATACCTGGTGGAAATACAGTATAAGGGATGGTGTTACCTCTTGTATTGTTTaaaccaggggtctccaaccctgtccctggagaactaccctcctgtaggtttttgatCCAACCCcagtaactaacctgattcagtttatcaaccagctgattattataatcaggtgtgctagattagggttggagtgaaaacctacaggatggtagtgtTGGAGAGTCCTGGTTTAAACAATAGTGCCTCCATGTGGAAGAAAATGGAACTTGTATCAGGACAGTGACAAGTGACAGATGAGATGACACCCAGACCAACAGGAAGGCTGTATAGAGTCTAGGGTTCAATACCTGGCGCCCTGAGCTCCTGCTGGATGAGGGAGAGCAGGTGTCGGCTGGCGCTGCAGCAGGGCTCCGGCCAGGACAGGAAACAGTGGAACACCTCACAGGCCTCCTGCAGCACCCCAGAGTCAGGGAAAGCTCATtgatcttcatggtgctgcttgcttggtggtgccccttgcttagtgatgttgcagactctgggtccTTTcaaaacaggtgtatatatactgagatcatgtgacagatcatgttgtaacggttttgacttgaggttatttataggggtgccaggtaggttgtgcctACCAGAGAAAACATTGGTTTCTCCTTTTAGTTTGGGAGGGAATGAGTCCCATCTGGTCCGTCAAGTCACACCAATACAAAGGACTTATGTAAAAGTCAGGATGGAAATATACTTTTCATAAACCCCTTAAAACATTGGAAAGAACTTCAAACAAGTGTATTCTTTTGCGTGGTTGTATTAACAACataaatgatcacacacacacacaacaatataaCAAATAATGCGCTTAtgttcatttagaaatgtcctgtaCCTCGGGCATAAAAAGAGTCCAGCCCGGTAAATAAGTTCAGTGACTCAAGTGACCTTAGTCACGCAACGTTTGTCAGTAGCGTAAACCCAGTATATTCATACACTCAAAATAACACTTATTTTGCAACACAACTATAAAGCGTATCAAAGACTAATCAAAGAATAATACGTCCTCACAACTACATAAATCACAGTATACATCACCCCAAACAAATGAAATACCGTGTACAAAAAGTTGTGGTCAGTCAGACAATCCGCCAACAGATCTCCAGCGGAGAAAAGGCCACGAAAACCAACGGAGAGTTGTagtcctggggcctgttgcacaaaactaggataagggattaagccaggatatcttggtgatcctggctcaattgatccgtaatccggttgcactaaagatggatagggggcaggaggatatgttatggtataaattaccatggagatttattctgtggagctagcctgctccagaccaggctaaattccaggatctatttaatctcatccctaatgtcagtcagcagtcaccacaaatggaaaccaatagttatttcactgctcactatacattgttatcacatataactagacccactgttattatttaaacgtttgtgatcattaatttcaatgattttggataaaaaatgatttttagatgatgttgctatcattagataatttacagtttcccatagactataaggctatatataaaatgatagaatattagggccacagaggggaaaaaaacacaagtcataatattgtaaccagttgttttaaaggaggacagttgttaaaatgacagatgtggggcatttcgtgaaattgtacttcagtatggtttcataaacaaagacatgctgatgtgccagaatattaagtatcacattgtcataagtatcaaaactgtaaaaacaatatgtagcttttctgcagaaagaaccagcctcataaatttatgactttatcctttttcttcagtgtggccctagtactctgtcatataaacaaatacacattccatatgaatataaaaacacaatgtgtaacattatgttcctttattgaataaggacaaaacaaagcaggtaaaccatcagctcctttcgaaactgaagtcacagtgactctacaagatggaaagcacagaatccaagcatattatacaaaatgatacatacacattcaaaggtctgtatataacacaccctgcatgtctgcacactaaaataaatgcaggacaaatccatacacatcaactgaacagacaaatgaatggatgcagtagcctccctgcagccttgtattacacacagtataccgcacaaacatcataagaggccaaattcgtcaaaaaacgaacccaaaaaaacccaaattcctctgccaccgcaggacatatttaaccaaaattgaaagcacacatactaactaaaataattcaacacatattggtccctcagcagccgaccactgtcgtcatcagggaagattgccggattgtcccagtccatggctggtggcactctgggggccctctccttcctcaggcaggccacattgtggaggacagcacaagccacagtaatatcacatgccctaacagggctgacccttaatttgtgaaggcagtgaaagcgtaccttcaggaggccaaaggtcatttcaactctggccctggtcctggcatgggcatggttgtaggcctgctgtgcttcctgggggtctgtgaaaggtgtcaggagaaaaggctggcagccataccccctgtctcccagcaacacaccagagaattcacctgtcaacacaaaatctcatcattactacctcataaacacagtgatattcttgacacagccatgatggttataaataggggttgtgtggcttaccttgtgataggcactgatagatttcagaggcccgaaagattctggagtcatggactgagccaggccattttgccacaacattgctgatcacacagtcagcattgcagaccatctgaaatcataagatgaggaatattacaccaatcaatgcacatcactggcaatgcagagtgttcgtcaatggacaatatcaaaaagttatgttcacctgaacattaatgctgtgaaaggatttcctattcacaaaatcggcctcatgggcacctgagggggcttttatccttatgtgtgtgcagtccactgcaccaatgacattggggaaacctgtcacacaaagtaatgagtatcctactatgtgttaacagttgtcctgtaatttgtagatcctcttacctgcaatcctatagaactcctctttgatgtcacagagtcttctgtggccagggaaggagatgaagacatctgctaatgctttgatagccagacacacactccttattgtgcggcaaattgtggccttgttcagctgttctgcatcccccactgagtacaggaaggctccactagcaaaaaagcgcaaggccacacaaaccatttgctccacactcagtgcatggctccgtgcagtgcggtgcttaatcctgggacccagtagtctgcatagatacctgatgccatctgcagaaaacctgtatctttcatatagatggtcatcagggaaggccagtgggtccaaccggtccctgaagaccctttctcgcctgaaggctctcctcagcacaagtgcttcttcatccaccacatctcgcacgaatgggcatgccattgtcagagcagaaaggaacacacaattttgggccttcatataggctagtggccatacctggtgctgggggggtgggcaaaagagggcgatgccttataacgatgacttggttgtactgattgctgggaaaataaaaaaaaccttagaaagatgccaccgtcctgtgtgctcacaataagagctcatatgtcatggctcacttgactttacgagaatatacctaatttttattttgagctgtgtcatcttcttggagctgggggaggaaagaaaaataatgattaatacatttgtgttacagttagcatacagtgtacattgaaggcatatctcacctccctctcaagttttttttatttcaaggtccagtttcctaattgtcctcttttttatttcggactccagtgcaagattttccatctttttcttcttgtactgaatgtctatgtctgccagttctatttggcgccggaggtggttgccatacaactttctgatagcttgtgagctctgtgaacacaatacaattagcgcagctggaatttggcaggatgtggtgtccttttattaatacgcactatgttgccaggctggttttcccactgtatagcatctgggtcctgtaaaagaaattagattttttgattttgatgaggactcctcaccattgtagagtaaatagtactttcacagtcttaacatgatacctcatgccttctggaatccagagagatggtctcctcctcatcatcgtctccatcatgtgctgttgctgctgcactggggccttcaccctatcacatttaatcggattcatattgaagctagtagacaagacatgccaggcctacagtatgcctttgatggagtactcactggatcagcatcgtctggtgcttgtgctggtggctctaacaggaacacagtgctgccagacactgcaaggcaataggtaaaccaaagtcagacagtccaaattgattcaatatgaatgtggttgtatcccatgtagagatggaaggacataccttgaatgaagcgggtggcatcttgggaggaacctatgctcgtctctttccccccagggatcccctctaagacgggcctgcctttatttagctccaaggccatgtcctctgctggggtaaggtcagcctttggtgacccaccacccgtgccttgtctgtgggtattctttttcactgctaaaacagtacagacaatgtgtgagcaggcaccttctgggtacaatatatgcttgtgctttgttaaatattagtcagggaccataccattctgcagaatgttcttgtatttgattttgacctgctgccatgtccgttttggcccgttcatgtttaatctacacacacacacacacacacacacacacacacacacacacacatttaatggagtcacactgcaaaaaattacttggtatttttgtcttgttttcagtaaaaatatcaaaaaatttatcatagctttatacagtgtgatggagttactttacacaatttcactcatatctgcagtgcatttcaattaaaaatttaaccgtttcataattacagtacaactgcatttttggagatgtgaattaaatatttgaattgtaattgtgatgtttcagcggagcggtgagtgtgtaattgtgcactacttacgcattcaggcggtctgcaatactttgccacgctttttctctttgctttatcactgtggcggtgttgcctttcttcttaattatatcttttacctcctcgtatgcctccatgaggatttgtgcttccgacggggaaaagtacgcggctctagttgccatggtaaatcagttaatctgtgatctgtggcggggtctatttgagtgagccgtgagcgcgcacctatccaggattggtttcacctggcttaatgaatccgtgtctgctcatcctggcttggtctttgtgcaaccaattaagcctggacgcacatgttttggcttcattgagctcagctgagtcatttatcccggatgtcttaattctacttttgtgcaacaggccccaggaagCACTCCGAGGGTAAAGTTCATACCCTACATGAGATAGTTAAAGATCACTCTGAAACTGTTGCatcatttcagccagtagttttgaaaatgatgctcacgagccaaaacggGTCCCTGTTTTttgtgtactatgtcatccaATTGTGTACGACACCATCTATTTCGTGTGATGTTAGGAATTGTGCAATTTGTATGATACAGTATCATACGAATTTAGCAATTTGTGTGATACGTTACAAATCCAATTTGTGCAATATGATACAtatttgttgtgcttaagatcccgGAAGTGCATCTTTAAGGCAGGAATGTAATGACGTGGAATAATTAAATTACATTGCCCTACTCACTGAAACCTTTCCTGTGCACATGTACCATATTTACAGTTGTGTTTTGTGAACTTGATGTTAGCTTTTCACgtatactacatgaccaaaagtatgtggccacctgctcatcgaacatctcattccaaaatcatgggcattaatatagagttggtcccccctttgctgctataacagcctccaatcttctgcgaaggctttccactagatgttggaacattgctgcggggactttcttccattcagctacaagagctGAAGgggttgatggggttgaggtcagggctctgtgcaggccagtcaagttcttccacaccgatctcgacaaaacatttctgtatggacctcgctttgtgcacgggggaattgtcatgctgaaactggaaaggaccttccccaaactgttgccacaaagttggaagcaaataatcgtctagaatgtcattgtatgctgtagcattaagatttcccttcattgtcactaaggggcctaacccgaaccatgaaaaacagccccagaccatttttcctcctccaccaaactttacagtttgcaccgtgcattggggcaggtagcgttctcctgccaTCCGCCAagccagattagtccgtcggactgccaggtggtgaagagtgattcataaCGCCAGAgagcgcgtttccactgctccagagtccaatgacggtgagctttacaccactacagccgacgcttggcaatacgcatggtgatcttaggcttgtgtgcggctgctcggccatggaaacccatttcatgaagctcccgacgaacagttattgtgctgacgttgcttctagaggcagtttggaactcagtagtgagtgttgcaaccgaggacagacaatttttatgcgaTACGCGCTTCAGTACTCAACGgtcccgttctatgagcttgtgtggggcctaccacttcgcggctgagccgttgttgctcctagacgtttccacttcacaataacagcacttacagtttaccggggcagctctagctgggcagaaatttgactaactgacttgttggaaagggggtatcctatgacggtgccacgttgaagtcTCTGAGCTCTTCCGTAAGGTTATTCTACTGATAATTTTCTACTTGACATTACTGTACTGGCCCTGGCCAGACTTCCAACCTCAGCATGGGAAGCAGGTGTCACCCTATTGTCACCCTGTGACACTGTTTCTGTAATCCATGGTGCCGGCCGGAGGACTCCCACATAACACAGGGACAACAATATTGTACTGGGAGCAACAATAACTGAGTGTGTTGGAGTACATGAAGCAACACCACAACGATCATTTTGTGACTTGGTTAAGACTGTTGTTGACAGATTGTGTGGATGATGTGTTGAAAGAGGAACAGGAAACGAAGGCTTTAGCAACACGTTGCCTTTGCAGCAACATTTTTGGGAAGTTTTAGAAATTTCACACCTCTGCAAAATGGGCCCGTTTTCTAAGAAATCTAAGCGACTGACCTTGGTTTGCACCAGAGGTGAGATCAGTGTTGTTGTTGGGTACAGAGGGTATCAACACTGCACACACACTCAACTGCAGTTTAAACTCAAATCTTGAGTCTCAATTATTTTCCTTTCCCAAGTCTTGAGTCAAGACATACACCAACAAGTTCTTGCACAGTGTCTAAATTATTCTAGGAGAAAGGACCTGTTGACATTTCATCAAAGCAGTAGACCAGATACTGAGGGAAGATTGTTAAATCTTACCTGCAGCTGTCCTAAAGTGTATGTGTCATTCAGTAGTGCTTTATATCCCAGAGTTGTTTTCCCATACAGCTGTGGCTCACT encodes the following:
- the LOC139565053 gene encoding putative nuclease HARBI1, coding for MKAQNCVFLSALTMACPFVRDVVDEEALVLRRAFRRERVFRDRLDPLAFPDDHLYERYRFSADGIRYLCRLLGPRIKHRTARSHALSVEQMVCVALRFFASGAFLYSVGDAEQLNKATICRTIRSVCLAIKALADVFISFPGHRRLCDIKEEFYRIAGFPNVIGAVDCTHIRIKAPSGAHEADFVNRKSFHSINVQMVCNADCVISNVVAKWPGSVHDSRIFRASEIYQCLSQGEFSGVLLGDRGYGCQPFLLTPFTDPQEAQQAYNHAHARTRARVEMTFGLLKVRFHCLHKLRVSPVRACDITVACAVLHNVACLRKERAPRVPPAMDWDNPAIFPDDDSGRLLRDQYVLNYFS